The Streptomyces nigra genome includes the window GGTGAGATGGGTCACGGCACCCCGGCGGCCGTAGCCGAACGCCAGGTCGAGCAGGCCCTCGGCGCCGTGCTGCTCCTGGATCTCGGCCAGCCCCAGCCCGTCGACGGGGGCCCCGAGAGCGTCCCCGACGGCCACGCCGAGCAGTGTTCCGCGCACCCGGCTGCGGTAGTCCTGCTGCTCGGTACGGCCCCAGACGGGTCCGACAGTCGCACCCACCAAGACCTCCCCGTGACCGACCGCTCGTACGACAGTTCGTCACTGTAATCGACCGGGGACGGGGGGTCGGGAGGGTGGAACGGTATGCGGCAGGTGCCCGGATCAGCCGGAGTCGTCCCGGGTCAGAGGGGCCCGGCCCGGTATCGCCCGGTGCCGGGCGGGGGTCACACCGGGGCCGCGTGGCGGTCCCGGAGGGCGTTCCGGCTCTCGGTGGCCCGGGTCAGCCGGGGGCCCAGGCACGCGCGGTCGACACCCCGGGTGCGCGCCAGGAGGGCGAGGTAGGTGACCACGTCGGCGAGCTCCTCCCAGTCGTCCTCCGCGAGGAGACCGGCGAGCACCGTGTCGGCGTGCTGCCACTGCCCCAGGGCGCACGCGGTCAGCAGGAGCCCCACATGCGGTGTGTCGTCCTGCTCCGTCTCCATGCGGTGCCGCGCCTCCTGCCACAGGGTCTCGGCCACGGCCAGCCCGTCGTGGGCGCCGACGGTCAGCGCGAGCATCACGATCCCGTGGTCGTCGTGGGCGCGCAGCCACTCGGCGGTGGCCAGGGCGCGTTCCCGGCAGCCGGTCATGAGGTCGGCGTACCAGCACTGGACCATGACGCCGAAGTCGTCCTCGTCCGGTGCCGCCGGACGCAGCGTGTCGAGTACGCCGAGCGCCTCGTCGTACCGCTCCTGCCACAGCAGGATGTCCACCGTCCGCGCGCGGGCCCACGCGGTCTCGTGGTCGCGGGCGAGGCACTCCTCGCAGTCGGCCAGCGCCTCGGACAGCCGGCCGGCACTGATCAGCGCCCCCGCCCGGACCTCGTACAGGAAGGCGTCGTCCGGGCGGACGGCGAGCGCACGGTCGAAGTCCCGCACGGCCTCGGCACGGCGACCGCGGAGGCGGTGCAGGGTGCCCCTGAAGTACAGCGCCTCGGCGTTGCCGGGGTCGTTCCGCACGACCCGGTCGAGGAGAGGCAGGGACTCCTCGTGCCTGCGCAGCTCCCACAGGGCTCTCGTCTTCACGAACAGCACGTCGGCGCGGTCCGGGTCCGTCTCCAGTGCGGCGTCGAAGTCGGCCAGCGCGGCCTCGTGGCGGCCGGCGTCGCTGTGGGCGACGCCCCGCATGGTGCGCGCCCACCAGGACGAGCCGTCGGCGGCCACGGCACGGTCCAGGTCGGCGAACCTCCCCTCCTCGTCGCCGAGCTCGGCACGCAGGTGCGCACGCTGCACCAGGGCCCAGGTGTAGTCGGGCGACAGCTCGATCGCCCGGTCGTACGCGGTCCGGGCCTCGGCGGCGCAGCCCAGACGGGCGAGCGAGAAGCCGAGGCCGGCGTGCACGGACGCGTAGTCGGGGTCCAGCTCGCAGGCCCGGCCGAGTTCCGCCACCGCGTCCTCGTAGCGGCCCACCAGGCGGTAGGCGTCGCCGCGTTCCGACGCGAGCCAGGCGTTGTCCGGTGCGAGGGCCACCGCGGTGTCCAGGTCGGCGAACGAGGCGTCGAGGCTGCCGAGCGCCCGGTGGGCCTCCGCCCGGTGGACGAGGGCCCACAGATACTCCGGGTCGGTCTCCAGCGCCCGGTCGAAGTCGCTCAGCGCGCCGTCGTGGTCGCCGAGCGCCTGCCTGCTGTAGCCGCGGTTCGCGTGGACGAACTCGTCGGCCGGGTCGAGGGCGAGGGCCCGGTCGAAGGCGGCGACCGCCTCCTCGTGCCGGCCGAGGGCCTGCAGGCACTCGGCGCGCTCCGCGAAAATCCACGCGGTGCCGGGACGCAGTGCGTCGGCGCGGTCCAGGTCGGCGAGGGCCGCGAGGTGGTCGCCCTTCCGCGCGTATGTGAGACCCCGGCCGTAGTGGGCCATCGCGGACTCCGGGTCCAGGGCCACGGCCCGGTCGCACTCCGCGAGCGCCCGGTCGAGCTCGTCCGCCCTGCGGTACTCCCGCCCGCGGACGCTGTGCGCCTCGGCGCGCGTCCGGTCGTCCAGGGCGGCACGGTCCAGGAGCAGGCCCAGCGCCGGCAGGACCGCGCCCGGCTCCGCCGCGAGCGCGTCCAGCAGTTCGCGCCCCCAGCCGCGCACCTGGTCCGCGTCGGCGTGCTCCCCCGCCTCGTACAGCACCTGGGCGCAGCCCCTCGCGGCCGGCTCGTCCACCCGGCAGGCGTGGACGGCGTCGGCGAGCGCCGGCCCGAGGGCCGTCCGGGGGCGGGCGCACAGCGAGTGGTACGTCTCTTCCAGGCGCAGCTCGCGCCAGGTGGGGTCGGCCCACAGCTCGTCGGCGGGGAGTCCTTCCCCGGCCTCCGTCCGCCAGGCGCCGTAGGTCTCGGCGAGCGCGGTGTGGCGGTCGGCCCAGCGTCGGGGCGAGCGGGTCCGCTGCTGCCTGAGCATCGCCGAGCGCACCACGTCGTGGTAACGCACCCGGCCGTCCCGGGCGCTCACGAAGGGCAGCCCGCTCAGCCAGCCGTACGAGCCGGTCGCCTCACCGCCGGCGACGACACCGAACACGTCCTCGTCGAGGTGCCGGGGGAACGAGCAGGCCAGGGCCGTGGCCCGGTGGCCGGGGTCCTCTTCCCAGCGGAGGAAGCGGTCGACGGCCGTGGCGGCCGGGTCGCCCGCCGGGCCGGGGCC containing:
- a CDS encoding ATP-binding protein, with protein sequence MAQAQPSMQELIARRKRAGFVGRRAEIDRFRANFDLPPDDERHSFVFHLHGVAGVGKSSLLRELESVAAERGAVTATTDETVSGVPGTMAAISAQFARQGIELKALDKALAAYRQRRHEAETASAVPDPGPGTAAPAASATSTAVARAGLIGLGMVPAVGAFAGAIDAAQVAQSTDRARAALGARFRNHDDVRLVLEPLEVLTPVFLRELNEVAGRHPWIALFFDTYEQSSPFLDPWLLDLVTTDRYGRLPANLVVTLAGQYGPDPARWGDYAGFVTEFAVEPFTESEARQLLAAKGVVDEGAVNEVLRLSDRLPVLVSTLAGHPAGGPGPAGDPAATAVDRFLRWEEDPGHRATALACSFPRHLDEDVFGVVAGGEATGSYGWLSGLPFVSARDGRVRYHDVVRSAMLRQQRTRSPRRWADRHTALAETYGAWRTEAGEGLPADELWADPTWRELRLEETYHSLCARPRTALGPALADAVHACRVDEPAARGCAQVLYEAGEHADADQVRGWGRELLDALAAEPGAVLPALGLLLDRAALDDRTRAEAHSVRGREYRRADELDRALAECDRAVALDPESAMAHYGRGLTYARKGDHLAALADLDRADALRPGTAWIFAERAECLQALGRHEEAVAAFDRALALDPADEFVHANRGYSRQALGDHDGALSDFDRALETDPEYLWALVHRAEAHRALGSLDASFADLDTAVALAPDNAWLASERGDAYRLVGRYEDAVAELGRACELDPDYASVHAGLGFSLARLGCAAEARTAYDRAIELSPDYTWALVQRAHLRAELGDEEGRFADLDRAVAADGSSWWARTMRGVAHSDAGRHEAALADFDAALETDPDRADVLFVKTRALWELRRHEESLPLLDRVVRNDPGNAEALYFRGTLHRLRGRRAEAVRDFDRALAVRPDDAFLYEVRAGALISAGRLSEALADCEECLARDHETAWARARTVDILLWQERYDEALGVLDTLRPAAPDEDDFGVMVQCWYADLMTGCRERALATAEWLRAHDDHGIVMLALTVGAHDGLAVAETLWQEARHRMETEQDDTPHVGLLLTACALGQWQHADTVLAGLLAEDDWEELADVVTYLALLARTRGVDRACLGPRLTRATESRNALRDRHAAPV